A stretch of Cryptococcus decagattii chromosome 7, complete sequence DNA encodes these proteins:
- a CDS encoding 6-phosphogluconolactonase has translation MPHTSAPPVFYSFDDTKHLQSSLANFILKAQGDAVAHRGVFTIALSGGSLPNQLRPLVDVEGIHWDKWQVFFSDERIVPLDHPDSNYAACAKAFLDHVPIKREQIHTINASLFREQTRSDPTAEIKQGEEGEAENEAVDIADDYEKQLVQTFGGANAARYPTFDLILLGMGPDGHTCSLFPGHELLSENDRWVAEIQDSPKPPKRRITFTYPVLNHAFRCAFVASGEGKQEMLSRILDNPEEGLPCSRVRPNSPGLVFWFVDAAASAKVQYPKTEYKWIQAAGEDDPIAVERKKMKSEMDAAVKEGVRQ, from the exons ATGCCCCACACCTCAGCTCCTCCGGTTTTCTACTCGTTCGACGACACCAAGCATCTCCAATCGTCGCTCGCCAACTTTATTCTCAAAGCACAGGGAGACGCCGTCGCCCACCGAGGCGTATTCACTATTGCCCTTTCCGGTGGATCCCTTCCTAACCAGCTCCGACCCTTGGTGGACGTTGAGGGGATTCACTGGGACAAGTGGCAAGTCTTCTTTTCGGACGAGCGTATTGTGCCCCTGGATCACCCCGACAGCAACTATGCCGCCTGCGCCAAGGCATTCTTGGACCACGTGCCAATCAAAAGGGAGCAAATCCACACTATCAACGCCTCGCTCTTCCGGGAACAGACCCGCTCAGACCCCACTGCCGAGATTAAGcagggagaggaaggcgaggcGGAGAATGAGGCCGTTGATATCGCCGATGACTATGAGAAGCAGCTCGTCCAGACTTTTGGCGGAGCCAATGCTGCTCGATACCCTACCTTTgacctcatcctcctcggtATGGGTCCTGATGGCCACACTTGCTCCTTGTTCCCTGGCCATGAGCTTTTGTCCGAGAACGACAGGTGGGTCGCGGAGATTCAGGACAGTCCCAAGCCTCCTAAGAGAAGAATCACCTTCAC CTATCCCGTATTGAACCACGCCTTCCGATGTGCGTTCGTTGCTTCCGGTGAAGGCAAGCAGGAAATGCTTTCTCGAATTCTTGACAACCCTGAAGAAGGCCTTCCATGCTCTCGCGTCCGCCCCAACTC TCCTGGTCTCGTATTCTGGTTCGTTGACGCTGCTGCCTCCGCCAAGGTCCAGTACCCCAAGACCGAATACAAGTGGATTCAAGCTGCGGGCGAGGATGACCCTATTGCTGtagagaggaagaagatgaagagtgAGATGGATGCCGCCGTCAAGGAAGGCGTGCGGCAGTGA
- a CDS encoding ribosomal protein S6, whose product MPLYELFCIAVHNPVSSVNLRGIVNIVSTQVHQSGGVVRDLKNLGINMTLPQRIRRMRQYYSTGDHFTMAFDTSPIVLKRIQETLRSDPSIIKWTVLKRADKVKDLAGPRHPSIDFQEIGASESQY is encoded by the exons ATGCCTCTCTACGAACTCTTTTGCATCGCTGTACACAATCCTGTCTCCTCT GTGAACCTCCGAGGCATCGTCAACATTGTTTCCACGCAGGTTCACCAATCTGGAGGTGTTGTGCGGGACTTGAAAAATTTGGGTATCAATATGACCTTGCCCCAAAGGATACGGAGGATGAGACAGTACTATTCCACCGGAGA CCATTTTACCATGGCTTTTGATACTTCTCCCATCGTTCTGAAGAGGATACAGGAGACTCTGCGAAGCGACCCTTCAATCATCAAATGGACTGTTCTCAAGCGAGCAGACAAGGT GAAGGATCTTGCTGGCCCCAGACACCCATCGATTGACTTCCAGGAGATCGGAGCCTCCGAGTCTCAATACTAA
- a CDS encoding 60S ribosomal protein L1-A translates to MSKLQASSVRGSIRTVLDQSSLENHKEAGGKKRNFVETIELQIGLKNYDPQRDKRFSGTVKLPHVPRPRMSLCILADAMDVDRAKQLDEELPFMTVEDLKKLNKNKKLVKKLAQKYDAFLASEALIKQIPRLLGPGLSKAGKFPTPVSHSEDLARKINDVRSTIKFQLKKVLCLGVAIGHVNMTEDQVMQNVMLAINFLISLLKKQWQNIQSLTIKSTMGKPQRLF, encoded by the exons ATGTCCAAGCTCCAGGCATCAAGCGTGCGAGGGTCTATCAGGACCGTCCTCGACCAGTCCTCCCTCGAGAACCACAAGGAGGCTGGTGGTAAGAAGAGGAACTTCGTTGAGACCATCGAGCTCCAGATTGGTCTTAAGAACTACGACCCCCAGAGGGACAAGCGTTTC TCCGGTACCGTCAAGCTTCCTCACGTTCCCAGGCCTAGGATGTCTCTCTGCATCCTTGCCGACGCCATGGACGTTGACCG TGCCAAGCAGCTCGATGAGGAGCTCCCCTTCATGACCGTTGAGGActtgaagaagctcaacaagaacaagaagcTCGTCAAGAAGCTCGCTCAGAAGTACGACGCTTTCCTTGCCTCTGAGGCCCTCATCAAGCAAATTCCTCGTTTGCTCGGTCCCGGTCTCTCCAAGGCGGGCAAGTTCCCTACCCCCGTCTCTCACTCTGAGGATCTCGCTCGAAAGATCAACGACGTCCGATCTACCATCAAGTTCCAGCTCAAGAAGGTTCTCTGTCTTGGTGTTGCCATCGGTCACGTCAACATGACCGAGGACCAGGTTATGCAGAATGTCATGCTCGCCATCAACTTCTTGATCTCTCtcttgaagaagcag TGGCAGAACATCCAGTCTCTTACCATCAAGTCCACCATGGGCAAGCCCCAGCGACTCTTCTAA
- a CDS encoding ubiquitin-conjugating enzyme E2 N, protein MSLPKRILKETERLMADSPPGISAAPKGDNLRHFDVTVAGPDSSPYEGGVFKLELFLPEEYPMNPPKVRFLTKIYHPNIDKLGRICLDILKDKWSPALQIRTVLLSIQALLGAPNPDDPLANDVAQNWKENQNAAIAQAREWTQKYAH, encoded by the exons ATGTCTTTACCCAAACGCATTCTCAAG GAGACTGAACGTCTCATGGCCGACTCTCCTCCTGGTATTTCCGCTGCTCCTAAAGGTGACAATCTTCGACATTTTGACGTGACTGTTGCTGGTCCCGACTCTTCTCCATACGAAG GCGGTGTTTTCAAGCTTGAGTTGTTCTTGCCGGAAGAATATCCTATGAACCCTCCAAAGGTCCGATTCTTGACCAAGATATA TCACCCAAATATCG ACAAGCTCGGCCGAATTTGTCTTGACATCCTCAAAGACAAGTGGTCCCCTGCCCTTCAAATTCGAACTGTCCT CCTCTCTattcaagctcttcttgGTGCTCCTAATCCCGATGACCCTCTCGCCAACGATGTTGCCCAGAACTGGAAGGAGAACCAGAATGCTGCCATTGCCCAGGCCAGGGAGTGGACTCAAAAGTATGCTCATTGA